The DNA segment TCCCTGCTAAGGAACCGTACCCTATCCGGGTACCGAGGGTTCGAATCCCTCCGTCTCCGCCAGGATTGCTTCCGCAAGCATCCGCAACACGCGATCTGGCCCAGCGGCGAGCATAGCATGAAGCCACACGGTTTTTTCGTGAGCCAAGAGCCTTTAACGTGGTTCGCTCTCGGGCGACATCTGACAGTGTATCTCCGTCAAGAAGCGTAAGATCGCGTCTCCGAACGCATCGTTGTTGTCTCCCGCCACCATGTGGGAAGCGCCGGCTATGTCAGTGAATTGAGCGTGTGGGACGAGTGAAAGGAAATCGGCTGCTCCTTTGGATGAAACCAAGTCACTTGCCCCCCCTCGAACAAGGTGGACCGGCAGCGAAAGACTGCAGGCCGCTTCTGCCAGTTCCGTCGAAGCTGTGGGAAGGGCGCCAGGCAATGAGCGTCGACGGGTGACATTTTCCACGAAGGCGGGGTCCCAGTGCCAATAGAACCGACCGTCCGCTGCCTTTCGCAGATAGCTCTCCAATCCCTTCGAGCTGTTGCGACGCTCCCGATGCGGTAAATAGGCGGCGATCGCGGACGCGGCGTTGCCGGGAGAGCCGAAGCCAACCTTGGCGTTCTGGGACATGAACCCCAGCACACGGGCAACGCCGTCAACCTCCATTTGCGGAGTGATGTCGACGAGGGTCAGCGAGGCGAAAGTCCCGGGCGCCAGATTACCTTCCCCGATGAGCCCCGCCAGCCCGCCCAGCGAAGCACCGATCAGTGCCGGTCTTCGGTCGAGGCTACGAGCGGCAGCGACAAGATCCGCCGCAAAGTCGGAGATGTCATAGCTCCCCTCTGGCGACCAAGGGCTTTCGCCATGCCCGCGAAGATCCACAGAAATTGCACGAAAACCGGATCCCGCGAGACGCGCTGCTACCTTGCGCCATGCCCGGCGCGTCTGTCCGCCGCCATGGGCCAGCAAGACGGGCATGCCGCTGGCGGGACCGCTTGCGCTGGCAACCAGCAGCATGTCGGCGGCGCCTGGAATGGTCGTGCGTCGCTCGGTCATGGCCTATCGACACGCTCCCTTAGTAACAAGACCGCCGCGCCCAATGCGCAGATTCCTGCAATGAGCGCTGAGGTGTTCACCAGAATTGCCGCAGAGACGACAAGCGCCGCAGGCATCATCTGGGCCGAGCTTGCGCTCCCTCGCCTCCCGCCGTTTCCTCGTAACTGGGCCAGATCACGAGGATCGATACTGATTGGCAAGCGACCGCTGCGCCCGATCCGTTCAAGGTTGGCGAGGATCTCGGGAGCCCCGCTGAGCGTTCGAAACACGGTCGTTGCGGTCCGTCGGGCCTCGCTGCGCAGCTTGCCGAAGCTCACCCGCTCGAGCAGCAGTTGCTTCGCAATCGGCGCGAGCTCGGTGGTGATGTCGAAGCGCGGATCCAGTCGGCGCACGAACCCTTCTGCGGTCAGAAGTGTTCGCAGCATCAGCGCCAGGTCCCCCGGCAGCGAGAGCTGAAACGTCCGCAGCAGTTCGAACACGTCAGCAAAAATCCCCGACAGATCGATCTGGTCCAGCAGTGTGTTCTGAAATTTGCCGACGAGTCGCTGCAGCGCTGCCGTCAGCCCCTCGCGATCGACAGGGGGATTTCCGGCCCATCCCAGCAGCACCTCGGCGACAATATCCGGATTCTCGCCTGCGATGGCGAGCGACAGCCTGACCAGCTCGTCGCGCCGCTCGGGTAGCAGGGTTCCGACCGCGCCGAAGTCTATGAACACCAGCGTCCCGTCGGGACGAATCAGGACATTGCCCGGATGCGGGTCCGCGTGAAAACGCCCATTAAAGATGATCATGCTCAGCACCGCCCGGGCGTAGGCGCGAGCCACAGCTGGTCGATCGATACCGGCCTGGGCCAGAGCCTCCAGATCGGTCGCGGAGAAAGCATCGACCCGCTCCTGGACGTTGAGGCTGCGGCCGCTTACCTCCTCATCGAAGCGAGCGGTCTCGACACCGAATTTCGCTAAGTATGCGCCAATTTCATCGCTCGCTCGCGCCTCGGCGCCCAAATCCATTTCCCGGTCGAGGCTTTCTGCGAAGAACCGCAAAAGCTCATCGGGCTTCTGACGGGCGATCAGCGGGCTGGCGCGCTGAGCCAGTCGCGCGATGCGCCGAAGGATGCGCATATCCGCGTCTACGACTGCTTCGATGCCCGGGCGTCTCACCTTCACGATGACCGACGTCCCGTCATTGCGAACGCCCGCGTGGACCTGGGCGATCGAACCTGCAGCGATCGGCTCGTGTTCAAGCGATTGGAAATACTGCTGATAATCCTCGCCGAGCGCCTCCGCGATTGGAGCGCTGATCTGGGCGAAGGGTACGCCTGGGACGCGATCCTGCAGGCGGGCTAGCGCGGTCGTCCATTCGGGCGCGAGCAGGTCGCTGCGCATGGCAAGTATCTGGCCGAGTTTGACGGCGACCGGCCCCAATTCCTTGAGCGCATCCACCAAAGCCTCCGGCCGTGTCGGGGGAGCATTTCCCCTCAGCCGGCCGAGCCCGAAGAAAGCTGCCAGCCCGCTCAAACCGTGACGGCCGAGGACCGCAACCACCTGCGCGAGCCGCCGGTTGTCGCCGATCTGCGCCGACACTGCCTTGGCCATCACAATGCTTCGCGACGGGCGTTGGCGCTGATGGCCGCGAGCAGTTGAAGCAATGCTTTCTTCTGATGGGTCGAAATTCCCGCCCAGAAGCACTTGTGGGTTTCGTCTGCTGCCCGTCTCAAGTCTGGCAGAATCTCCTCCACCCGTTTTGTCAGCGCAAGCCGCCAGGCCCGCCCGTCGGCCGGATCGCGACGCCGCTTGATGTAACCCTGGTCCGTCAAAGCACTGACCGCCAGGCCGATTGTGGCAGACTCCAGCTCGAGGCGCTTCGCAATGTCGGTCTGGTTGAGCCTTGGGTCCTTGATGAGCTGCGCGAGCACCCGCCACTGGGTGCGATTCAACCCGATGGGCTGCGCCCGCTCATCGAACGTTTTGCGCGCAGCGCGGCTTATCTCATCCATCAGGAAGATCGCGCGATCTTCGTCGCTGATGACGTTGTCCAGCGCGAGAGTTGTGACCTCCTCAGTCATCTTCACGTCCTATCTGGCCACAAAAATTAGTAAAGGGCTTTCGTATTTTTTTTGGACCGCTATATGGCGCCCACATCTGCTGCACTGCAGCCAAGGAGTTAAGCATGGCGGAACAGGCGCTGGGATCAAACGGACAGGCCGATGCCGAAAAGGATGACCCTCAAAAGGCGCTCTCCAACGCGAAGGTACGCCGGGGCCTGATCATTGCCGCGATCGTCGTGCTGCTCGCCGGCGGGTACTGGTATTACAATCGTGAAATCTACGGTAAATTCCAGCAGTCGACGGACAATGCATACATTGCTGCAGACAGCGTCATTATCGCACCCAAGATTGCCGGCTATGTCGAGCGCGTACTCGTCAGGGAAAATCAGACGGTGGCTGCCGGCGCGTCCCTGGTGCAGCTCGACGTGCGAGACTACCGTGCCCAGACCAGCCAGGTCGAAGCGCAAATCGCTGCGTCGCTCGCAGGAGCCGATACGGTAAGAGCCCAGCAGCGAGAGCAGGACGCAGCCATCGGGCAGGCCCGCTCGCAGCTCGCCGCCGCGTCGGCCCAGGCCGGCCTCGCGGCCGAACAGGTGGCACGCTACCGGCCGCTTGCCGCCTCTGGCGCGGAACCCCGCGAAAAGCTCGACCAGTTGCAGGCGCAGGCCCGCGAGGCGCGGGCGCAGGTCGCTGCGGCTCGCGCGGGCTTGCTCGCCGCGCAGCGTCGGCAAGGGACGCTCAATGAGCAGATCGACCAAGCAAATTCACAGGCAAATGCCGCCCGCGCCCAGCTTGAAGCGGCCCGCCTCAACCTGTCGTCCACTACGCTTCGGGCGAGCATCCCCGGGCGCGTGGGCGACCTCACGGTTCGGGTCGGACAATTCGTGCAGCCCGGTCAGCGGCTGATGAGCGTGGTCCCCACGGACCGGCTCTATGTGACGGCGAATTTCAAGGAGACCCAACTCGGCCTGATGCGCCCCGGCCAGCCGGTCACTCTTGAGGTCGATGCGCTGCCGGACCTGGAGCTAACAGGCCGCGTGGAGAGCGTGGCGCCGGGGACGGGCGCTGAGTTTTCGATCCTTCCGCCGCAGAACGCGACCGGCAATTTCACCAAGATCGTCCAGCGCGTTCCGGTGCGCATTTCGATCCGCGCCACGCCGCAGGTTATGCGCTTGCTGGTTCCCGGAATGTCGGTCGTGGCAACGGTCGATACCCGAGCCGCCAAAGGCGAACTCGACGCGATCCGCGAAGCGGCCCGGAAGTAGCCGATGGCCGCGGCCATGACCGTTCCGCAAACCGAACGGGCGGACGCTACCGCCTGGATCGCGGTGGCGGCAGGCGCGCTGGGGGCGATGCTGGCGACGCTCGACATCTCGATCGTCAACTCGGCGCTGCCGACCATTCAGGGCGAGATCGGGGCGACCGGCACCGAGGGAACGTGGATCGCCACCGCATTCCTCGTCGCCGAGATCGTGATCATTCCGCTCAGCGCATGGCTGGAACGACTGCTCGGCCTGCGCACCCTGCTCATCATCGCGGTATCGGCCTTCACCGCCTTCTCCGTGCTATGCGGAATCGCGACAGATCTGACAACGATGATCATCGGACGGACCGGCCAGGGGCTAATGGGAGGGATTCTCATCCCCACGGCGATGACGATCGTCGCCAAGCGTCTGCCGCCCTCGCAGCAGCCCATCGGCATGGCGCTGTTCGGCATGACGGTGGTGCTTGGTCCGGTCATGGGCCCTCTGGCGGGCGGCTGGCTGACCGAAAACCTCAGCTGGCATTATGCCTTCTTCGTCAATGTGCCGGTCTGTGCCGTTTTGTTGCTTTTGCTGTTCATCGGCCTCCCGCATGAGAAGGCCGACTTGTCCTATCTGCGTGAGGCCGATTGGGCCGGGATCGCTGGCATGATCCTCGGCCTGGGTGGGCTGACCGTCGTTCTGGAGGAGGGACACCGCGAGGAATGGTTCGAATCGGCGCTGATCGTCCAGCTCACCGTGGTGACCATCGTGGGTTTCGCTTTGCTGACATACGGGCAGCTCTACGCCCGAAAGCCGGTGCTCAAATTGCGCCTGATGTTCAACCGCCAGTTCGCCAGCGTCGTGGTGATGGCCTTGGCCTTGGGCATGGTCATGTACGGGTCGACGTACGTAATCCCGCAATTTCTCACCATCATTTCCGATTACAACGCCTTTCAGACAGGCCTCGTAATCTTCTGGATGGGGGTGCCGGCTTTCCTGCTGATGCCCATCCTTCCGTTCATGATCCGAAAAATCCACATCCGCATCGCGGTTGGCGTGGGTCTGCTGGTCATGGCGATGAGCTGCTTCATCAGCATCAGTCTGACAGCAGAGTCCGGCGGCGGGGTTTTTACCGAAAGCCAGATTCTGCGCGGCATCGGCATGATCCTCACCATGATGTTTCTCAATCAGGCGACGGTCGCCTCGGTCGCGAAGGAGGATGCGGGCGACGCGTCCGGAATCTTCAACGCGGCGCGCAATCTGGGCGGGTCTTTCGCGCTTGCCGGACTGGCCTCTTTCCAGGACCAGCGGCTGTGGCACCACAGCCGGCGAATGGAGGAAACACTCAACGCCAACAGTGCGGGATTGCAGGACTATCTCGACGGCATGGCCGCATCGTTCGGCAGTCCTCAAGCGGCGCTCGAGATGCTGGCCGGGACGATCCAGCGCGACGCCTTCGTGATGACCTACAACGACGTTTTCTTCGTGATGGGGGCGATCACCCTGGCAACCGTGCCGCTGGTCTGGTTCCTCAAGCCGCTGCCCAAGAACGCCTCCCTCTCGATGCACTGAGAAAGACATGCGCAAAGCCCTTATCCTCTTCGCTCCGTTCGCGCTTCTGTCGGGCTGCATGTCCGGGCCGGACTATGCCGGTCCACCGGAGATGGCGACCGCCTCAGACAATGCGTTCGTGCGCGCCGGGCCTGATATAGATCGCGCGGCTCCTGTTGCCGGCGACTGGTGGACCTTGCTCGGCGATCCAGTGCTGAACGACCTAGAAGCGCGGGCGCTGGCGGGAAATCCCAGTGTCGCCGCGGCGCGCGCACGTATCGAGCAAGCGCGGGCGTCGGTCCGCCAGGAGCGAGCCAATCGCTATCCCTCGCTCGCCGGGCAGGCGACAACCGTTCAAGCGCAAATCCCTGGCCTCGACATCCAAGGCGGCCCGCCAGCAGGAGCGCCCGGCTCCCCGGCGGAGACCTCGGAGCAGGACAGCCTCAGCATCTACAACGTCGGCCTCAACGCCAACTGGGAAATCGATTTCGCCGGCGGGCAAGCCCGCCGCATCGAAGCCGTCAACGCGCAGGCGGCCGCGTCGGTCGCCAACGCCGAAGATGCGCAGGTCCAGCTCGCCGCTGAAGTCGCCCGCGCCTACGTCGGCCTTCGCGAAGCCCAATCCCGCCTGGAGCACGCCGAGCGCGAACGTGTATTGCAGCAGCAGACTTTAGAGCTGACATATTCGCGTTATACCCGAGGCGCCCTCGCCCTGTTCCCGGTCGGCAATGCCAACGCCGAGCTCGAACTGCTTAAGTCGCAGATCGCCGAGGCGAACGCCGACATCGCCGTATTCACCGATACCTTGGCGGTGCTCACGGGCGAAGCGCCGGGCGCTCTCGACGCGCTGCTGGCTACAAAAGCAGACATACCACTGCCCCCCGCGCGAGTGGCGGTGGGCGATCCCGCAGCCTTGATCGCGCGCCGGCCCGACGTACGGGCTGCCGAACGCACTCTCGCGGCCGCGAATGCCCGCATCGGAGTGGCTGAGGCCGCGCGGTTTCCCAAGTTGTCCTTGATGGGGATACTAGGGCTCGGCGGATCGCAGCCGGACGACATCTTCGATCTCGGCAACTTATCAGCCATCGCTCTCCCGCGATTGCAGTGGAACCTGCTCGACTTCGGCCGCACGGCAGCGTCGATCGACCAGGCCGAGAGTGTTCGCGACGAGGCCAGCGCGAGCTACCGCGAGGTCGTTCTCGGTGCATTGCGCGATGCCGAGCAGTCGCTCGCCCGGTTCGGTCAGCAGCGGGCGAACGTCGCCGCGCTTGTTCAAATCAGCCGGCAGGCAGACACGGCCGCTAAGCTCAACCAGCAACGCCGCGCCGCCGGGGTTATCTCGCAAGCTGATCTAAACACCTCGATACGCCAGCGCGAGCAGGCAAAGGCCAATTTGGACCGTGCGATCGCGGCGATGACCAATGGCTGGATCGCTATTCAGAAGTCGCTAGGGTTGGGATGGAGCGAAGTACCGCTGGTCACGACACCCCCACAAACGCGATAGACATTGTCAGGCGCCGCCCTGCAGGCGACGCGCGGCCCGCCGGGAAGGTACGCCCTGCGCCAACCGGCCGGAGGCCCAGCCTATCGCGGTCCCTCCGATTACCCCGCTCGTCATGATGGGGACGCAAGCCTTGGTAACGATCGCGACGGGAACGCTGATAAGCAGCCCCCCCCCAGCGCCCCGTTCGCCCAGGACGAAAGAGGCCAATCAACCAGCGGGATAAGAAATACACCGGGAAGCGCGCTAGGCTAGTCTTTGAAATTCAATAGGCGGCATCATCAGCCGAACATGACACGACACTTTGCAGAAGTGTGAGCGTAAATGTGGGAGAAACATCTTCTGTATAGGGAAAGGCACTGATTATCAGCGGTTTGGAGGCAAGGATCGAATCCCTCCGTCCCGCCAAACCGGCAGGTCCATGGGACCTGATGGTTGGCGGATATGGGAAAGGGGGACGAACCCTAGGTTCGGAGGCGGAGGCGCGAACGCGCCGGATACGGCCAAAGGCCTGTCCCTCCGTCTCTTGCCTCGCGCTACCCAAGCGACTGCGGCCGGTTAAGCCCGCAGCTCCGCCCACTCCGGATGGCGTCGGAACGCTGCCTCGACGTAGGAACAGGCCGGTGCGATCCGGAAGCCCTGTTCGCGCGCATCCGCGATCAGAGCCTTGACGAGCTCGGCCGCGACGCCCCGGCCGCCGATCGCCGGGGGCACGATGGTATGGGTCGCTGCGCGCACCCCCTTGCCCGCAGTCTCCCAGTCCAGATGGCCGGTCTCGATGCTTCCTTCGACACGCGCGAGGTAACGCCCCGCGCTGCCCCCGCCCTCGTGCGTGATCGTCACCTCTGCCATCGCCCATCTCCTTCTTGCGCCGAACGGGCGCGGCCCTAGAGGCGTTCCCCGATGACCTCCCAAACCGCCGCCGCCTTCCTTTCCGACAACGCCGCGCCGGTGCACCCTCGGGTGTGGCAGGCGCTGCGCGATGCGGACGATAGCGACGCGCCCTACGATGGCGATGCGCTGTCGCGGCGCCTGGACGAGGCCTTTGGCGTGTTGTTCCAGCGCGAGGTTGCAGCGCTCTGGGTTGCTACGGGCACCGCTGCGAACTGCCTCGCGCTCGCCGCCACTGTCCCCCCGCACGGCGGCGTGGTCTGTCACCGCGAGGCGCATATCGAGGTCGACGAGGGCGGTGCGCCGGGCTTTTTTCTCCATGGTGCCAAGCTGCTGCTGGCCGAGGGCGAGGGCGCGCTGCTGACGCCGAGCGCCATCGCCGCGCTCGTCGATCCGATCCGCGACGATGTCCATCAGGTCCAGCCGCATGCGATCTCGATCACGCAGGCGAGTGAATATGGGCGCAGCTACCGCCCCTCCGAACTCAGCGAACTGGCCGCTTTCGCTCGCAGCCGGGGGCTCGCCTTACACATGGACGGCGCGCGCTTCGCCAATGCCGCCGCCTTCCTGCGCTGCTCGGCCGCTGAGGCCGCGGGCGATATCGATACGCTCGCCTTCGGCTGCATCAAGAACGGCGCGATGGGCGCGGAGGCGGTGCTGTTCTTCGATCCCTGCCAGGCCGATGTCGCGCGCTATCGCCGCAAGCGGGCAGGGCATTTGCAATCGAAGGGGCGGTTCATGGCGGCGCAGCTGCTCGCCATGCTCGAAAGCGACCTGTGGCTCGCGAACGCGCGCGCCGCCAATGCCGCTGCGGCGGAAATCGCCAGCGCGTGCGCCGACCGGCTGCTTCATCCAGTCGAAGCCAACGAGCTGTTCGTGCGGGTGGGCGTGTCCGAGCGCGAGGCTCTGCGCGCGCAGGGTTTCGGTTTCTACGATTGGGGCGCAGAGGCGGCGCGCTTCGTCACCGCCTGGAACACGCGCGAAGAAGACGCCCGCGCCCTCGCGGCCGCGATTGCCGCGTTGTGACCTCCCGCCCCGCCGAAGCGCCGCCGCATGCGCTGCTGCGCGCGGGGATCGCCGGGCCCTTCCTGCTGGTCGCGTTGATCTGGGGATCGACGTGGTACGTGATCACCGGCCAGATTGCGGCGGTCGCGCCAAGCTGGTCGATCGCCTACCGCTTCCTGATCGCCGCACCCGCGATGTTCGCGTTGGCGCTGGTGACCCGGCAGAGCCTCGCGATGCCCGTCAAAGCCCATCTTCTCGCCGCGGCAATCGGGCTGTTCCAGTTCTGCGGAAATTTCAACTTCGTCTATCGGGCGGAGCAACACCTCACCAGCGGCATCGTCGCGGTGATGTTCGCACTGCTGATGGTACCCAACGCGCTGATCGGACGCGCGGTTTTGGGGCAGCGGATCACGCCGCGCTTCGCCTTGGGCAGTGCGGTTGCGATCGCCGGAGTTGCGCTGCTGCTGGTGGACGAAGCACGGGCGGCGCGGCTCTCGGGCAACGTATCGCTGGGTGTCGTGCTGGCAGCGGCAGGAATCCTCTCGGCGTCGATCGCCAATGTGATCCAGGCCAGCGGAACCGGACGCTGCGTCCCCTTGATGACGCTGCTCGCCTGGGGAATGCTCTATGGGGCGGGCATCGACACCGCGCTCGCTTGGGCCACGGCGGGGCGGCCGGTGTTTCCCGCCGACCCTGCGTTTTGGGCCGGGACGGTTTGGCTGGCACTGGCGGGATCGGTGGTGACCTTTCCGCTCTATTACACCATCGTGCGCCGGCTCGGGCCGGGGCGCGCCGCCTATAACGGCGTGCTGGTGGTGGTGATCGCGATGCTGATCTCCACCCTCGTCGAAGGATATGCCTGGAGCACCCTGGCCATGGCCGGCGCGGTGCTGGGCATTACCGGCATGGTGATTGCCCTGCGCGCGCGCAACGCGCCGGAGAGCGGGGATCAGGCGAGCGCGGCCAGCCCCTCGCGGTAAGTAGGATAGAGCGGGCGCCAGCCGGTCAGGCGCTTGAGCTTGCCGTTCGCAACCTGGCGGTTCTCGGCATAGAAGCCGCGCGCCATGGGGCTGAGCGCGGCATCGGCGAGCGAAACGGGCGGGGGCGGCTCGATCCCCAGCAGGCGGCAGGCGTGGAGCATCACCGCTGCCTGCCCGGCAGGCTCATCATCGGCGAGGTTCAGCGCCATTGGCATCACATTCGCCGCGACTGCCGCGCTTACTCCGCGCGCGATATCCTCTACATGCACCCGGCTGAAGACCTGCCCCGGAGCATCGATCCGCTGCGCAGTGCCGGCGCGCAAGCGTTCGAGCACCGAGCGCCCGGGGCCGTAGATGCCGGGCAGGCGGAACACCCGCGCCCCGGCCGCAAGCCAGGCCGCATCCGCCGCTACGCGCGCGCTTCTCCGGCCCCCGCCGACGGAGCTGCTTTCATCAACCCACGCGCCCCCCGCGTCTCCATAAACTCCGGTCGAGGAGAGGTAACCCAGCCAGCGTCCGGCAAGCGACTGGCCATAGCGCAACAGCACCGGGTCCGCGCCGTCCTCTGCCGGAGGGACCGTGGAGAGCACATGGCTCGCTTCCTCGATCGCGGCGCGCACGGCGACGGCATCGTCAAAGGCAATCGTCCCGCCGCGCCCCGTCCCTTCGACCTTCCAACCCCCGCGGCACAGCAAGGCGGCGATCGCCTGGCCGCTATAGCCCATCCCGAAAATCAGCATCCTGCGCATCGCGTGCGGCGATAGAGCCGTTGGCGGCTCACGCGAAAGACCCTAGACCGCGTGCCATGGATATCGCGCGCACCCCCGCCACCCCGGACGGCAATCCCGAGATGGCGGATGCCGCCCCCGCCCCCGCCGCCCCGCCCGAGATATACCGCAAGGACTACAGGCCCTTCGCCTGGGCCGTGCCGGCGACGCACCTCGACTTCGCGCTAGGGCTGGAAGAAACCGAAGTCACCGCCAAGATCGAGGTCGCGCGCAACCCCGCCGCGGCGCCCGATCCGGTGCTGCGGCTGAACGGCGATGGACTCGAGCTGGTGAGCCTCGCGGTCGATGGCGCGCCATTCGACGGCCATGCGATGGACGGCAATGATCTTCTCATCACCCTGCCGGGCAATCAGCATCGCGTCACCATCGTGACCAGAGTGAAACCCGCCGAAAACAGCCAGCTGATGGGGCTTTACGCATCGAACGGGATGTTGTGCACGCAATGCGAGGCCGAGGGCTTCCGCCGGATCACTTTCTTCCCGGACCGGCCCGACGTGCTCAGCACTTACACCGTCCGCATGAAGGGGCCGAAGGACCGGTTTCCCGTGCTGCTGTCGAACGGTGACCGCGTAAGGGCGGGCGAAGACGGTGCGACCCACTGGGCCGAATGGCACGACCCTTGGCCCAAGCCGAGCTATCTCTTCGCGCTGGTCGCGGGCGATCTGGTGGCGCTGGAGGACCGCTTCACCACGATGACCGGGCGCGACGTGTCTCTGGCAATCTGGGTGCGCGCCGATGACCTGCCCCGCACCCGCCATGCCATGGAAGCGCTCAAGAAAGCGATGCGATGGGACGAGGAGGTGTTCGGCCGCGAATACGATCTCGGCGTGTTCAACATCGTCGCGGTCGGCGATTTCAACATGGGGGCGATGGAGAACAAAGGCCTGAATATCTTCAACACCAAATACGTGCTTGCCGATCCCGAGACCGCGACTGATGGCGATTACGACGGCATCGAAGGTGTGATCGCGCACGAATACTTCCACAACTGGTCGGGCAACCGCGTCACCTGCCGCGACTGGTTCCAGCTGTCGCTGAAGGAAGGCTTCACCGTTCTGCGCGATCAGCTGTTCAGCCAGGACATGAACAGCCCGGCCGTAAAGCGGATCGAAGATGTCAGGGTCCTCAGAAGCGTTCAGTTCCCGGAGGATTCAGGCCCGCTCGCGCACCCGATCCGCCCCGAAAGCTTTCGCGAAATCAGCAATTTCTACACCCCGACCGTGTACAACAAGGGCGCGGAGGTGATCCGTATGATGCGCACGTTGGCGGGGCCCGAGCGGTTCCGTGCTGGCACTGACCTTTATTTCGCGCGCCACGATGGCGAAGCGGCGACCTGCGAGGATTTCGTCGCTGCAATGGAGGAGGGCGCGGGGCTGGACCTCGCACGGTTTCGGCGCTGGTACAGCCAGGCGGGCACGCCCCGGGTCCGGGTAGAGTTCGCGGTGGCGGATGGGCGCGCGCGGCTCGATCTCTCTCAGGAGACCCCGGCGACGCCCGGGCAGCCGGTGAAGGAGCCGGTTCCCATCCCGCTCGCCGTTGCGCTGCACGACCGGGAGCGCAATGCGCTTGGCGAAGAGCGGCTGATCGTGCTCGACGAGGCTTCTGCAAGCTTCGACCTTGGCCCCGCGCCCCAGCGGCCGGCGCT comes from the Qipengyuania sediminis genome and includes:
- the pepN gene encoding aminopeptidase N codes for the protein MDIARTPATPDGNPEMADAAPAPAAPPEIYRKDYRPFAWAVPATHLDFALGLEETEVTAKIEVARNPAAAPDPVLRLNGDGLELVSLAVDGAPFDGHAMDGNDLLITLPGNQHRVTIVTRVKPAENSQLMGLYASNGMLCTQCEAEGFRRITFFPDRPDVLSTYTVRMKGPKDRFPVLLSNGDRVRAGEDGATHWAEWHDPWPKPSYLFALVAGDLVALEDRFTTMTGRDVSLAIWVRADDLPRTRHAMEALKKAMRWDEEVFGREYDLGVFNIVAVGDFNMGAMENKGLNIFNTKYVLADPETATDGDYDGIEGVIAHEYFHNWSGNRVTCRDWFQLSLKEGFTVLRDQLFSQDMNSPAVKRIEDVRVLRSVQFPEDSGPLAHPIRPESFREISNFYTPTVYNKGAEVIRMMRTLAGPERFRAGTDLYFARHDGEAATCEDFVAAMEEGAGLDLARFRRWYSQAGTPRVRVEFAVADGRARLDLSQETPATPGQPVKEPVPIPLAVALHDRERNALGEERLIVLDEASASFDLGPAPQRPALSLNRGFSAPIAVEREVDPEELAYLARHDDDPFARYEAMQDLVVAHLLARAMGGEDAAGEDAIAEAFASVLGDPGIDDLMRGELMLLPGIAYLMEQVLLADPGALFTAREGLKAALGRRLSQPLASLHARASDVPFAMDASAKGARKVKSLALTLIAAADPARAAEMAATQYDGADNMTDRQGALMVLTGLPGAERTARLLDFYTRFRTNALVIDKWFSLQASSLHPQVLAHVRALADHPDFTLKNPNRVRALYMAFAGTPQGFHAPSGEGYRLIADLILALDPLNAQTAARFVPMLGRWRRIEPARAALMRGQLERIAAAPRLSRDTYEQVTRSLS
- a CDS encoding SDR family NAD(P)-dependent oxidoreductase translates to MRRMLIFGMGYSGQAIAALLCRGGWKVEGTGRGGTIAFDDAVAVRAAIEEASHVLSTVPPAEDGADPVLLRYGQSLAGRWLGYLSSTGVYGDAGGAWVDESSSVGGGRRSARVAADAAWLAAGARVFRLPGIYGPGRSVLERLRAGTAQRIDAPGQVFSRVHVEDIARGVSAAVAANVMPMALNLADDEPAGQAAVMLHACRLLGIEPPPPVSLADAALSPMARGFYAENRQVANGKLKRLTGWRPLYPTYREGLAALA
- a CDS encoding DMT family transporter; its protein translation is MTSRPAEAPPHALLRAGIAGPFLLVALIWGSTWYVITGQIAAVAPSWSIAYRFLIAAPAMFALALVTRQSLAMPVKAHLLAAAIGLFQFCGNFNFVYRAEQHLTSGIVAVMFALLMVPNALIGRAVLGQRITPRFALGSAVAIAGVALLLVDEARAARLSGNVSLGVVLAAAGILSASIANVIQASGTGRCVPLMTLLAWGMLYGAGIDTALAWATAGRPVFPADPAFWAGTVWLALAGSVVTFPLYYTIVRRLGPGRAAYNGVLVVVIAMLISTLVEGYAWSTLAMAGAVLGITGMVIALRARNAPESGDQASAASPSR